TCGGACCAGGATTTGTCGGACAGCCACGAAGGATCGGGATTGGGATAAGGATTATCGAGAGCTACTCCTCCCGTCAACAAGAACACCCAGAGCTCTTCTTCCAGTTTATGAGCGGCGCGTAGCAGACCAGCGCAGAGCACcagagaaaatattaatttgtccTTCTCGAACAGAGAACGGCACACGTTTCTATAGATGCTCGCAGTAAAATATGAATTGAGACTCTTCATTCGTGTGTCCAGATCAGTCGACTGTTCGCTGTGAGCTATTGCCATGACATAAAGATGCAGAAACCATGGTAGCGAATACTGGTACATAGAATCGATGTTAGCTAACTCGGAGATACAAAAGAAGAGAATCGCGCCGTGTTTTGAGACGGGCTTGTAACCATTGCGAGCTTTGTCTATCTCCGCAGAGGTCTTCACTGCAATTTCCTGTTTCGTCTGAATGTCTTCTGACAGCATCTTTGAGGTCGAGAGTATTCTAATAGCGGTCTCATCCTCAAGTATGTTACCCTCGGATGTTGTGAGAACTTCCAGGATTTTATCTTCAATCTCTTTCAAGATTCTTCTGTTATTCGCGCCCTCCACTATTAGTTGATTCTTTTTCTCCTCTAGTGTCGGTAATTCCTTGGCCACTACTATACCTAATAATTGATCTTGCAGACCCTTTGGTGTGATCATGAAGTTCAGTAGCGTCACCTTTACCGCGATTTCGGGCAGGTAATGCGGATTTCGCAGACGCGTGGTGATATAGAATCTAAAGTTCGGATTGTACTCCAGCACGGTCTCGCCGAACTTCATGTACAGTACTCCACGCTGCTTGTATACGTTCTTCAACAATACTGGTTCTAAAATTGCATCAATTTCCTCGAGAATGTTCTCCAGTAACACCGGCGTTCCGAGCTGAATGCTCGTTTCCATCACTCTCGCGTAATTAGGATCTGTAAGTTTAATCACTGTCAGCTTGTTCGGCTTTTCCATGTTTTTCACCCACTTATTTGCCTGATTCTGCGGATCGATCATGAGCGGCCAACGGTCGGCATGCTTCACGATTATACCATTTTCTATCGAGAAGTTATCGGCCGGTAGACCTTGAATAGTCCATCCCCTTATTTCTACGGGCTCACCCAATATATCGATCAGATTAAATTTTGCTCCACATGGTATAGCTGCTTGCATGCAAGAAGAGTGCCACTGATCAATTAACTTGTTTCTGTATTCTACTGTAAACGCTCCCAGATAAGCCACTACTCCGGACGACAAAAGAACATCTCCGATTATGTTCCCTAAGCTGGCGCCCAGTTTATCGGCGGTCTCACTCCATCTGTTCTTCTCGCCACTCAGACCACCCAGCAGCTTCTCGGCTCTCTCCAACTTCTGGCTGCAATAGTCGATTTGATCCTCCAGCTTCTTCTTCTCACGCATACACTCAGCGAACTCGTCGTTCAGCGATTGTAATTTCTGCGTGACTTCCTGCAGCAGAGCCCTCTTCTCGTTAAGCATTTCCATTTGCGTGGCCAGTGCGGCCTCCGCCTCCGCCAGCATTGCCTTCTTCGGTGCTACGACCTTGATCACGCGATCGTACACCTCCATGGCGCGCACCCATTTGCAGAGACCTTCGCACGCAGTGGAAACTTTCTTGATTGCGTCCGGCTGGAAACTGCGGTCATTTATAAACTTCTCGCGAATACGCTTCATGTACGCCGGCGGTATGTTGTccttgtcaaaatttttcaagttttccaGGAATTTCATGTCGCCCAGTAGCTTAATAGATGCGGGCCAGTAATCATCTGCCATTTGGCCAGTGACCGGATCTTGTACTCGGTCTGGTTTCACACCCTTCAGTACGCAAACCGCCTCCATTACCAGTCTAACGCCAGCAGGTGGACTCTTCATCGCTTTCACAATCGTGATGTCTGCTGGTTTCAAAGTGTCCAATGCCGCTAGGGCGGCTTCCAATGCCGGAGTGGCCTCCGCCAGATCGCTTTCGCAATCGTCCTTAATCGCTTGAGCCGCTGCAGCCGCTTCATTCGCCAAAGCTTCATCAGCCGCCACGATCTCTTTCTTCGCCTCCACATTCACCGTGTCCTGTTCGATTCGTATCATTAGCTTGTCGCTCAATTGCGACTGCGCTAATAATTTCGGCTGTAATTGATGCAACTCGTTCTGCATAATCGTCACTTGGCTGGCGGCGAAATCCAGCTTTTCTAGACCAGTTTCGTAGCGATTCTGCTGGACGGTAATCTGCTCGATTTTTTGTCCATGCAATCTGTACAATGACTTGATTAGTTGTAAGAAACTTGTGGGTGTGATGTAATATCGTCTACcataagttaaataataatcttcaCTCGTCACGGAGACGCTTGTGTGAAACTGTTTGCACATCTGCACACATTTCTCTCGTAGTTCCGAACCGATATCGAGATCTCTCAACGACATTCTAGCTACTTTTTCAAGGGCATCTTCGGGCCAAAAAGTGTACCAATCGATAGTGCAACAATTGATAAGCGAAGGAAACATCCTGAGACGATTGCGGAAAGTGTCACCTATTGGCGACATCGTCAAGACTATGTGAAGATTCTTCTTAATCCTTTCGATAAAAAGATTGTACAGTACCAGCGGCGTCATTTCTACTTTCTTACCGCCGCTCACATCCCGCGCGACGGTCATCATCCTCTCTAATATCTCTGCCTTCTCATCCATCGCATACAAGTTCGGCACATCCGCGGTATTCAGAATCATGTTGATGTCTTCGATAAAAGATTCATCCTTGATTTGATGATCGCCGAAGATGAAAACGGTAGGCTTGCCGTCACAGCCAACGCGCAACAGCAATTGTTTTAGGTCCTCTCGCCACTCAGTCGGACCATAAGTCCTAGTGATCTCGATTTGATGTATCTGATACTCGCACATGCTGGTTGCCAGTTTGGCACAGGAATTGCGACCGGAACCACCCACCCCGACGAGCAAGGCGTGGCCGTTATCCTGCAACAATACTCGAGAAATACGGGACACGTGCTCGATGGCGTAACGAAATAGCACCAGGTTCATCGGCGTCTGCGAAACCGCATTGTACTCTGACAAATAGTAATCCATTTTCTCCTGAAGATCGTCCAAATCCGTCACTTCGTCATACACCTTCGGATCAGCGTCGGGCTCGATGTAGTTCCCGAAGAAAAGATCACAAATGTGAGAACTCTTGATCGCTTTTTCACCTGCCTTCAACAAATTAGCGAGCACTTTCTCTAACGGCTGTCGCAGTTGATCGTAGCATGTGTGTCGTATCAACCTGAACAGTGTTTCACGATCGGTATCGTCTATTAGTCTGTCATGAAAAACTCGGTATACTTCGTGAATCCACAATCTAATAAGCTTGTCAGGATCCTTCATTCTAGTAGCCGGTACCAAAAGCACGCCACCGATAACTCGACTGAAATCACGCAAGTTGAATTTGTAGTGACTCCTCGATGGCGTTGGTAGGAAATTCTTGATGGCTTCAAGAAACACTTTCATAGTAGCGTTCACCACCATTTTACTTAATCGTGAAACCTCCAGGATGAAGCCTTTGGCAAAATGCCAGTCGAGAATCGAAGAGAAAATCTTTGTCATCGTGGCCTCCTCGAAAGAATCGATACCAATCACATGCATATGGCGAGTGAAACGCTGTGTCACAACATTAGAACCACCTCCAGGTGGAACCATAGCAGCGATCAACAAGATATCTACCAGATACAGCATCGAGGTGTCCTTCGGATCGAACCAGTAGCCGTGATCTACCCACTGACGAAGTAGCTCTATCGGTGGTTGGGCGCCATAGATCTCGACCTGTGGCATGCTAAGATCGTCTACAAATAATACGCATTTCTTCCCCATAGCGGGACCATAAACCCCTTTTCTCCTTCTATCTAACTTCGACATAACTATTTCCTGTGTCTGCGGCGCACTCGTACGCGCACTAAAGTTTACAACATTCTCAAGATATTTCTCCCGTGGCAGTGATACAAGATAGTCTAGCACAATTGCGGACTTGCCAGTGCCTGTCGGACCCACGAACAGAAGCGGCACTGATCGGTGCATAAATTTCTTGATAAAGAAATACTGAATGGACGTTTCCATCGTCTGGATGATGAGCTCGCTGGCTTTCGCTGTTGCCGGCAAAGGTGCCTGGAATGTGAATATTCTAAAtgtctattattttcttactttatattcataaattttagatattttacttaaagattttatttttatttttcagtttttatttattaattttttctcttaataatatttaaaatgtataaaattcatatacttttaaataggttttaaaaacataaagttaaaaattttaattttttaaaatttcttcttgttCGATATACAAGTATTTTTCACAATACCTGCTGCATAGTATCCAACCAAGATATCCAGCATCCATTGTTTCTCTTATCGTAAATCCAATCATATACCGTACCTCTATCGGGAAAGATTTGTTGCTTCGTCAATTTGAACACCTTCGGTTTAGGATACTCATCGATATTACCGAGTAATAATTTTCGCAGATACACATCAAAGGTTTTTCTACTGTCACTTGTTAATGTTGAGCAAATGCCCCAAACTATACTGAATAATAATACGCATTGAAGCCACACTGTGCTCACTTGCGTTTCCTCTGCCAACATCATGCTGAATACTCTCGTGAAAGACTATTaaaccaaaaaaatattacattaaaataaatgtgaaaaattacacatatttttaacatattgtaattttttaactttaaaagatttatctttttcttattttaaataaaattaaatcttcttAAATCAAGTACACAAGTTTAGTACAGATTTTCAGTTTTTTGTACTTACTAAAAACATATGTATCTCTGATGTAtctataaaagttttacaattatatcgAATAAAACGTAATATCGGCACAGTCAGCCACTCGATTAACTCGACAATGAGTTCATATTGCTCGACTAATAATTTCTCCCTAAGATGCTTTTTATAAGATTCGAAGATTGGTTGCCAACCCAATTGAGAGGGCTCCATGTAAATCATGCCGCATCTGCTGACGGTGGCGGGCGAGGCGTGTTCGAGATCGGCCGGCTCAAAAAACATGTTCATCTTCGCGGACATCTGTATAATTTCGCCGGACATCAGACAGAGCTTCTTATTGTCGTCCAGTACGGTATTCATGCTCTCGATCCAGATCGCGTCCACTGGACCGTCGAAGACAATCCACTTGCGTTCGATCGCGATGGACTGCGCGTATTCACGAAACGTATTGGCTAGCACGCCGTCGCTCCACTCATGCGACACCGGATCAAAGCTACCGTACAGTTGGCTCAACGGAATGGATTTAGGATTGATCACCCGATAGACCGTGCGATATTCTCGCATCGTAGCTTTACGTATGCCCGACAAATCGCCCAGGGATTCGGCCAACACCTGATAGGCCTGAGTCTTTCCGCCCAAGGCCGTGCCGACGATCATTAAGCCGTGCCGTACAAGTAACATTTCGTAGATCTGTACGATCTTTTCTAGATACCAGTTAGTAGCTTGGAGATTCCGCTTTTCCAAATTCTTCTTCAGCAGTTCCACCAATTCGTCACGTTCCGGTTGAGGCAACTGCACGTCCGGGAAGAGATCCATGTAGATGCCGTTGAAGAGAGAAATGTCTTCGGACAAGAACTTGGGCAGATTGACGTCCACAATGGCACGTAGGACTAGAATATGTTCGTTGCGCTTCGGATACTTAAGTTTCAGATTGCCAGCCGCTATCAGCACGGTCTTGACTGCTCGCATTCCGTAATCGTAATGACTTTGCGAACTTAACTGTTCAGAGCACAGCTTGTAGGTGTGAACTATTTTCTCTGCGAGAGGCTTGGCATCCGTGAAGCCGTATGAATACAAGGTGATTTCACCGATCATGGCATAGTCCGGCACCATCATCGCTACTGTTCGGAATAACACCTTCAGATTGTCCGGTAGCTCCTGCCGACCGGCGTAACCTGGGTTCATAGTTATAATGACGTTGCAAGTGggattcaattttaattcagTGCCCTCGAACACAAATTTGTCGAGCTTCATACTTATGGCCATCTGTATTGATAATATCTGTTGTGCAATCACGGACAGCACCTCCAGTTCGATCCTATTAAACTCATCGAAACACGCCCAGGCTCCCGATTGCGCGAGACCTTTAAAGAACTTGCCCATCGCCTTGTAATCAAGTCCCTCAGAACAGTTAAACACCACGCACTGTTTGGCCACGGCTTTCGCGAGATCTTTAGCCGTTTCCGTCTTACCAGTGCCCGCCGGCCCTTCCGGCGAACCACCCAGGTTTAGTTTTAGTGCGCCCATCAGAGTTCTGTAGCATCGATCCGTTAGTGGTGTTATCACCAGTCTGGACGTGTTGCCGAGATACTCGAAGGCATACATAATATTAGTCGTGACCATAGAGACGGTGATGCAGTCGTCCAGCCAGTAGTAACGAAGTTGCGCTATCCAGTTGAAATCCGAAGGATTGTCGACTCGTTTGTCGACCAACAGCTTCACTACGTCCCGGGCGTGTACGTCTATAACTATCAGGGCGTTCAATGTTATCCTGGCACCGGGTTCTAATTTACCACGTACGAGCGCCACAATATCCTCTATTTGATCAGTGCACTTATGCAGATAAGATGCCGTGGAACGATCCTCGAAGGATTCGTACACCTCACTGGTCCAGTGTATTTGGCTGCTACAGATGACGATTTGACCGGGCCACGAAAGCACCCACTCCTCACGCATGGCATCGAAGTATGCTATTATACTCTGCTCGGCGACATCGCGCAATGATATCACCATGAGCTCTTCGACTTGACACAACCATCTTTCAACCATACCTTTCGCATCGGCCGGATAAATCTTGCCGCTTAGGGGCACGTACTCCTCCTCAGCCGATAACATGCCAATGATCTCCTCGTCCTTAGTAAAACGGAGCTTACTGATACCTTCAAAGCACTTCCGCAGATGCGGCTGCACTCGCTGTGGATCTTTGGTTTCGGACAGAATCTCCAGGAGTTCGTCGTTTGACAAGAAGAAGAATCGCGGGAAGAACAGACGTTTTTTCTCCAAGTAATCGTTCAGACCCTTCTGGATCTCCTCGAGAAGCGAGTTGCAGAGCTTGAATTCCTGCAGCATATTCGGCATTGCGGTAGCATCGGTCACCCGTCTATTGTCAAAAACATATGACATAATGCTACGCCAGATCTTATCAATCCTGCGAAAGTTTCGCGATTCGGTCGGCATCTGGCGCATAATATCCTCACTACTAAATATCGGCTCGAGATACATCCAAGTGCCCTGGCAAAGCAGCCACTGATCAATGATATCCTGCATCATTATCAGTTTTTCTTCCCATTGTTGCATCTCTTGTTCAAATGCCTTCACAAAAGGCGAACCGCGCATAGTCTGCGCCTTGAGAATGTGATCGTCCAGCAACATCTGTATGTCGTCTACAGCGGATAATATATACACCCCAGTTTCTCGATAAGGTGTCAATTCGAAGTACACCTCCTGCCACTCCTCCTTCATTTTCTGCAGATTTCGCTGCAAAGTGTACTCCTTCGTAGCTGCTGAACCTATCTCTTCCAGCTTGGCAATGTAAGCGGGTAGACCATACTCAATCATTTCTGATAGATTACTAATGTCTGTTAATACTATCGGCACATCGATAATCTTGCTAATCGCCTCCCAGTGTCGCGTTTGCAGACCCGGTGTACAAATAATCTGCAATACTGGAATAAATTGCCGGAACTTCTCCACTTTGCCGCGCACCATCTCGGCGACGCGTCTCGCGCCTGGTACGTCCGTTAGCATACGCGACAGCTTGTATAAGGTTCGCCATGTATTTTCGGTTTCCTCGCGCACTTGCTCAGCGTCCAGACCCATAAATGGACCATAGAACCATTTGTCGTAATTACGATGGAAGTCCAAAGCGATATGCCAGAGCTTGTCGAAGGTGTCGACCGTGCTAGACATAGCTGGCAGCTCCATGTACGGGCTCAGTTCCATGTCCAGCAGTCCCTCCTCCTCATTGATCTCTTCAGCTTCCTTACGGATCTCTGTCATGGTTGCAGAAATGTGTTCAATTTCTTTTACAGCTTGTTCCATTTCCTCCATCGTGAGAACCGGTGGATCTTTTCGCTTGAATTGCTCGATCTCCAGTTGTatcgtaattattttcttctcaaaGGTATTTCGTCTCGTACGAAGCATCGTTTCCAGAAAGTCCTTTCTCATGTTTAATCTATTACTCGCCAATTCCATCACAACTTCCATTTCCTTTGGCCAAGTGATAGTACGTGAATTTAAGTGAATATCTTCGTCCGAGAGCGGCTGATGATCAAATAGGAACAATGTCAGTTCGACCGAACGCGCTAACCGTCTTCTCAGATTGAACATCGTCGTATCGCGGCTCTCGCACAAATAGTTGTACAGCTCGACAACTTGCTGTGTCGTTTCCGGCATCTTCGAAATAGTCTCCGCAATCTCGTCAAAAACTGAGCACAATTCACGATTGTTAGCTCGTAACTCGTCCGCAAAAAAGTCACATATTCTACTTCGAAGCGTATACAGAATTTCTCTCATCGTATCATTCACTGTACTACAATCGATCTCGA
This DNA window, taken from Monomorium pharaonis isolate MP-MQ-018 chromosome 6, ASM1337386v2, whole genome shotgun sequence, encodes the following:
- the LOC105838045 gene encoding dynein heavy chain 3, axonemal isoform X2 is translated as MISQCFDKIIMVGAAIPKIEAILFPELKNVGHLFPILRFEDTVLSIINDVLDVIIKHMTGPDNYLNCYQNLLYITSGTAAKKLDNFFKLEPVPLLREFEQQIKAYDALRKEICMFRCKIPLNMIEIDCSTVNDTMREILYTLRSRICDFFADELRANNRELCSVFDEIAETISKMPETTQQVVELYNYLCESRDTTMFNLRRRLARSVELTLFLFDHQPLSDEDIHLNSRTITWPKEMEVVMELASNRLNMRKDFLETMLRTRRNTFEKKIITIQLEIEQFKRKDPPVLTMEEMEQAVKEIEHISATMTEIRKEAEEINEEEGLLDMELSPYMELPAMSSTVDTFDKLWHIALDFHRNYDKWFYGPFMGLDAEQVREETENTWRTLYKLSRMLTDVPGARRVAEMVRGKVEKFRQFIPVLQIICTPGLQTRHWEAISKIIDVPIVLTDISNLSEMIEYGLPAYIAKLEEIGSAATKEYTLQRNLQKMKEEWQEVYFELTPYRETGVYILSAVDDIQMLLDDHILKAQTMRGSPFVKAFEQEMQQWEEKLIMMQDIIDQWLLCQGTWMYLEPIFSSEDIMRQMPTESRNFRRIDKIWRSIMSYVFDNRRVTDATAMPNMLQEFKLCNSLLEEIQKGLNDYLEKKRLFFPRFFFLSNDELLEILSETKDPQRVQPHLRKCFEGISKLRFTKDEEIIGMLSAEEEYVPLSGKIYPADAKGMVERWLCQVEELMVISLRDVAEQSIIAYFDAMREEWVLSWPGQIVICSSQIHWTSEVYESFEDRSTASYLHKCTDQIEDIVALVRGKLEPGARITLNALIVIDVHARDVVKLLVDKRVDNPSDFNWIAQLRYYWLDDCITVSMVTTNIMYAFEYLGNTSRLVITPLTDRCYRTLMGALKLNLGGSPEGPAGTGKTETAKDLAKAVAKQCVVFNCSEGLDYKAMGKFFKGLAQSGAWACFDEFNRIELEVLSVIAQQILSIQMAISMKLDKFVFEGTELKLNPTCNVIITMNPGYAGRQELPDNLKVLFRTVAMMVPDYAMIGEITLYSYGFTDAKPLAEKIVHTYKLCSEQLSSQSHYDYGMRAVKTVLIAAGNLKLKYPKRNEHILVLRAIVDVNLPKFLSEDISLFNGIYMDLFPDVQLPQPERDELVELLKKNLEKRNLQATNWYLEKIVQIYEMLLVRHGLMIVGTALGGKTQAYQVLAESLGDLSGIRKATMREYRTVYRVINPKSIPLSQLYGSFDPVSHEWSDGVLANTFREYAQSIAIERKWIVFDGPVDAIWIESMNTVLDDNKKLCLMSGEIIQMSAKMNMFFEPADLEHASPATVSRCGMIYMEPSQLGWQPIFESYKKHLREKLLVEQYELIVELIEWLTVPILRFIRYNCKTFIDTSEIHMFLSFTRVFSMMLAEETQVSTVWLQCVLLFSIVWGICSTLTSDSRKTFDVYLRKLLLGNIDEYPKPKVFKLTKQQIFPDRGTVYDWIYDKRNNGCWISWLDTMQQAPLPATAKASELIIQTMETSIQYFFIKKFMHRSVPLLFVGPTGTGKSAIVLDYLVSLPREKYLENVVNFSARTSAPQTQEIVMSKLDRRRKGVYGPAMGKKCVLFVDDLSMPQVEIYGAQPPIELLRQWVDHGYWFDPKDTSMLYLVDILLIAAMVPPGGGSNVVTQRFTRHMHVIGIDSFEEATMTKIFSSILDWHFAKGFILEVSRLSKMVVNATMKVFLEAIKNFLPTPSRSHYKFNLRDFSRVIGGVLLVPATRMKDPDKLIRLWIHEVYRVFHDRLIDDTDRETLFRLIRHTCYDQLRQPLEKVLANLLKAGEKAIKSSHICDLFFGNYIEPDADPKVYDEVTDLDDLQEKMDYYLSEYNAVSQTPMNLVLFRYAIEHVSRISRVLLQDNGHALLVGVGGSGRNSCAKLATSMCEYQIHQIEITRTYGPTEWREDLKQLLLRVGCDGKPTVFIFGDHQIKDESFIEDINMILNTADVPNLYAMDEKAEILERMMTVARDVSGGKKVEMTPLVLYNLFIERIKKNLHIVLTMSPIGDTFRNRLRMFPSLINCCTIDWYTFWPEDALEKVARMSLRDLDIGSELREKCVQMCKQFHTSVSVTSEDYYLTYGRRYYITPTSFLQLIKSLYRLHGQKIEQITVQQNRYETGLEKLDFAASQVTIMQNELHQLQPKLLAQSQLSDKLMIRIEQDTVNVEAKKEIVAADEALANEAAAAAQAIKDDCESDLAEATPALEAALAALDTLKPADITIVKAMKSPPAGVRLVMEAVCVLKGVKPDRVQDPVTGQMADDYWPASIKLLGDMKFLENLKNFDKDNIPPAYMKRIREKFINDRSFQPDAIKKVSTACEGLCKWVRAMEVYDRVIKVVAPKKAMLAEAEAALATQMEMLNEKRALLQEVTQKLQSLNDEFAECMREKKKLEDQIDYCSQKLERAEKLLGGLSGEKNRWSETADKLGASLGNIIGDVLLSSGVVAYLGAFTVEYRNKLIDQWHSSCMQAAIPCGAKFNLIDILGEPVEIRGWTIQGLPADNFSIENGIIVKHADRWPLMIDPQNQANKWVKNMEKPNKLTVIKLTDPNYARVMETSIQLGTPVLLENILEEIDAILEPVLLKNVYKQRGVLYMKFGETVLEYNPNFRFYITTRLRNPHYLPEIAVKVTLLNFMITPKGLQDQLLGIVVAKELPTLEEKKNQLIVEGANNRRILKEIEDKILEVLTTSEGNILEDETAIRILSTSKMLSEDIQTKQEIAVKTSAEIDKARNGYKPVSKHGAILFFCISELANIDSMYQYSLPWFLHLYVMAIAHSEQSTDLDTRMKSLNSYFTASIYRNVCRSLFEKDKLIFSLVLCAGLLRAAHKLEEELWVFLLTGGVALDNPYPNPDPSWLSDKSWSEIVRASLLPGLEKLRESFQSNVSQWQSYYDLSNPQDHPFPPPFDHEDEKTLKKLVILRCVRTDKLVAAVQSFIIHHMGASFVEPPPFDLQSSYDDSSNITPLIFVLSPGSDPMAGLIKFAEDRGISKKNLMTISLGQGQGPIAIGMIERGIKSGEWVILQNCHLAVSWMKELDRICDEIIVSEKTHRDFRLWLTSYPSKGFPVSILQNGVKMTNEPPKGLKNNLLRSYLNDPISDPVFFRECTKIVEWRRLLFSLCFFHAVVQERRNFGPLGWNIPYEFNESDLRISILQLQLFLNDYDEVPFDALIYLTGECNYGGRVTDDKDRRLLNSLLKKFYNLEVITNTEYSFSPSGIYHIPEDTDYEGCLKYIRRLPINQMPEVFGLHENADIAKDNREAMQLLAGVLLTQPQISGVGVEKDTDEVVFALASEILSKMRPQFDIEYVSNKYPVLYMNSMNTVLRQELVKFNGLTEVIKETLDNVQKAIKGLVLMSPELENVYLSLSIGKVPLAWDRKSYPSLKPLGSYVNDLLTRLQFLQDWIDHDAPNVFWISGFFFTQSFLTAVLQNYARKHKIPIDQLDFEFEITQFESSINTAPSYGVYITGLFLEGARWNRKMRLLDESKPKIMFDMLPIIWLKPGEKAKFNIRNVYYCPVYKTSARRGVLATTGHSSNFILYILIPTDLDESHWINRGVAALCQLDD